One Mobula birostris isolate sMobBir1 chromosome 23, sMobBir1.hap1, whole genome shotgun sequence genomic window, TACATCTATTGAGCTAGaaatcaaattactcttttttaaaatttaatttaaaatttggaGGAGTTTTCAaacctagatcacatttttttcaTTGAACTAGAAGAACATGAGAACTAGAAACAGGAGTAGGGTGTCAAAATCACGGCTGATCTTCTAACTAAACTCCATTTTCCTGCAATATCCCCATAACACCTAATTCTCTTACTACCCAGATATCTATCCGTCTCTGATTTAAATTAATTCAATAACTGAGGCTTTGCAGCCCACTGGGatagtgaattccaaagattaaTCACACTAAACTCTGAATGAAAAATAAAATCTCCACTTCACTTATTGCTCACCGGCTTGCTACGTACTGTACGACCACATCTCCCAGTTCGAGGCTCGTGTGGAAGGGCTCTGCATTTACTCTCGTTGTGCCGGCtacagaattttgtatgtttcagtgagatcacctctCTTCCTTCTAAATGGTCTGAGTCAATCTCTCTCCATTTAACAAACTCAGCATCACTGGAACCAGCCTGGTAAATCAATGCAACACATATTCCACACGGAGAACTCCATAGGCGGAGCAGCATCTGGGGGGAAGGAACTGTGTTTCAGATCAACATCCAGCATCAGGACTGTGACGGGAAAGGGAAGGTAGTCAATGAAAAGAAGAGGGATTAGGGGGTGGGGTTAGGGGTGAGACTGGAGCCAGGAGGTGATTTCAGACTGTCTGACTGCTGAGGGGTGAAGAATGATGGGCAGATAGGGCCAAGTTGAGAGTGGTGGACCAGCGGCAGGGGTGGAGTGGGAGAAAGAGGGAGGTGGCTGCAAGGGGGAAGCAGACAAGAGAAAGCAGATGGAGTCGTGTGGGAGGCTGAAGCTGGAGAGAGCTAGGAGGGTGataagtgggaataaaggctACCAGTATCGGAATCTGTTAAGTAAGGAAGACGATAATGGAACGATTAGGAGGCAGGCTAAGGGCAGACGGCACAAGTTGGGGAAGGGGGAATTGAGCGGGTAAAATGTGAGGATAATGTGGATGAAATccggagtgggagggaggggagagggggagggaggaagatgtATTTGGGGGTATGGGAAAGGTTACAAAAACGAGAGGCTCGGAGCTGAACAAGAGGAAGGGGAGTGAAAGAGGTAGACAGAAATTGTTGGTACACTTCCTCAGTGGCAAGTGCATTATTTTTAAACTAAAGCGATGAAGACTGTCCACACATTCCAGGTGCAGTCACACTATATAATTGTGATCATATGAAAGGGCCTATATAATCGTGGTAAGGCATCTTGACTTCTTTCATCAAATAATAAAAGCTAACACCCTAACCCTAGCAGCACTGTGAATATACCATGTATTTCCTAATTACTTCTGTGGGTTTCCTAATTGTGGGTTTTTACTCTCACATATTGATTAACATAGCTGTTTTTCTTTAATTGTGAATATTTAAAATTAAGTATACATGGAGGAAATAATTTCTCTTTTATGCAAATTGGTTCTATAAGTACTAATAGCTTTGTTCAAGAAACTGTACATTAACTATTTCTTAAAAATATTAGGAATATAATTTAAGTAATTACTTTTATCTTACCAATAAGTTACAAACATTTTTCAAACAAGATATATTCAGACACATTATATTTTCTAGGCCAATGTTCCATTGTCTTCAAATTTCTTTTCAAACATAACTTAATTCTGACAGAAGTCCGATCATACTTATTAAATACTTGATTAATTATGTTGTGGAGAATATTGTGGACACCTAAACAAATTGGTAAGACACTTCATCATGCCTAGGAGTACATGAATGGAAATGCACATATTCAGTGCAGTTTAGGATTAGAGACATCTTTGAAGCAGCTTTGGATTTTTTATGATGCAGTATATTTACCAAATTTCTGTTTTAATTCTTTTCACTACACTGAAAGCGCTACTCAAGAAGAACACAGAAAACACACATAATTTTCAGAGAACAATAAGGGTGATTAGTTTAGAAATCTTGTAGGCTGAATTTGATCATCTCCAAAAATTACTATTATTGTTGTGCTTGCAGTTAAGCCATCCGCAGAGCTCAACACTGACAGTCTGGTGTCCAATCAACTTCCTCACTTCCCACTTCTCTTCAACACATGCTTTCTTGTGATTTGCAACATGCAGCTGCCATTAGCATCAATCTCTTTCACCACTTCCCCTGCACAAGAATGTTATCCTTATTGTTTTTTACTGATTTTAAGTATATAAAAATGTCACTTCACCAGGGAGTGGAGGAATATCAAGACAGTGAAGGTGAAAACAGTAGCACTTAATTTCAAGCTCACACCTGTCAACTCAGACACGAATAAGTACAAAGATGGGATTGGCATGTTAGTGACACAAGACATGAATTACTTGCTGCCTATAGCAAGGTACACAAAAAGTGAAGTGCCAGCTTGTCAGGTACCTTAAAATTGCAGGACAGTAGAAAACCTGACCGCCACTTTATAAAATGATTTCAAATGGTAGAACTCTAAGGGATGgtgtgaaaatattttaaaataattttaaggCTATAGCACAAATCAGGTCTTCCTTTCTGGGTACAGCATGACTGAAAGAGTCAGCAGAAGCTACATGGAGCAGGAGGAGTTTGAGGAACAAAGACTTTATGGAGGAAGCAATATTTACGCAGGGTGATCAGGGAGCAGTTCACTTGACTAAACCTCCGCAAGTAACAATCTGTGTGATGCCTTTGTTTCAGTAGCATCAGAATTATAGACTACATTTATGTCATAAATTCCCATTTGGCAATCATGTCCATCTATCCAAAAACTGTTGCTTAAACAATTCCCACTTCTTAAATCATGGCCCTACAAGTTACAGCTCTTCAGGTAAGCAAACCGCTAATCTACTTCCTCTGAATGTAAGGAGTGTCTCTTCCTTTACTCATATTGCAGGCGGTGAGTTCTGGAACCTACCTTTTCTTGGAGTAAATATTTTCCTTAATTCATCAATAATTCTTTCATCAACTACTTTAATTCTGTATCAAAAGTTGAAGTcaaaattagatttattatcgaagtatgtatatgttaccaaatactgtgagattcattttgttgcaggcaCTTAGGGGAAAAATAAAgtagtacaatagaatttatgaaaaaatatataaataaagactgacaaacatccaatgtaaATTCATAGATagtgggatcagttcagagttgtgagtGGAATTATCCATGCCATGCCTGTTCAGTAGCCTAATCATTGTAGGATAATAGGTACCTAATACCTGGGAACTGACCCGTCTGCCAGTGTcatcttctttttaaaaaaactttcaaaaagctttggatacttttggggAACAATACAAAATTCCACAATGGAGCCTTCACAACAAAGTAGTTGCTAAATTGCTGAATCTTTTATTTACAAatcctcacagaaacattccttTACATTTCCCATTGTATTAAATTAAGTGTTTTTCAAGCTTTTGTGGATTCAACATTCAATTGTACATGCATATAATTTATGAACTTTATGCAAATTTCTTATCATTCAGGAATCAATACACCCTAGTCATTTTGTTTCAGTAAATGCCAGTATAGCTGCTTACCTGTATCCAGGAGCCACATTGCATTTCCATAGAGAACGTTCTGCTTATTAATTAATCTGGATGTGACTAATTGCTGTTATATCTGACTCAAAAATTATACTGCTGTAATAATAAAAATGAATAATGAATTAAGAATTAAGCACGTTTAAACTGAAATGTCAATTTTTAGATGAAGTTCCATCAAATAAATGTAATATAACATAAATTTTATCTTCTTATGATTATGTTTATTTGATATGCAATATTTTATAAATTTGGAGCTTAAATGAATGGTCGAACCAATTTATGTTTAAACAAGATAAATTGTTCTTAAACTTATACCTGGAATGTCACTTGTAACACTTCATTCGATTTTTTTTTATAAAGGTTCCCATCTGAGTACAGGTCGTGTTCTCATGTACTTAGAGTTGCCTTTAGATCCAAACAGATAAACTCGAACTAGAAAGCATGATATCCATGGATTTTCTGCTATTCAAGTGCCACTCATGGCATCGGGATTTTATTCCAAAAATGTTAAATATGCAACGGATTAAAAATTTACATTATAATCGGTACAAAAAATGATCACAAACATTCTATTATTTATGTGGCAGATGCACTGAAATTCAGCGTGAAGTATGTGAAAAAAAAGACGCTTTGGTCATTAATAAAGATCCAGAGCTGTAAATAACGTGAAAATGCACCTGAAGCGGAGAAAATATATCTCTAAAATAGTCCAGATATGTACTGTAGAACAGTAAATATCAGGAATCCAAATGTGTTATGATATACCAAGATAAGACATCAGCTCTTTCAGTGTTTCTATTTGTTTTTAAGATGCACAGTCTAATGCTAGACTACTTCTGCCGGTTATCTTTCCATTATATCCGTTACTGTATATGTAGTAAAGTTTGACCACAAACAAAATACCCTGCTGAAAACAACTAGGTTCTATCAAAAATGAATGTATTTCGAAAGGAACGTTCTCGCTGCAGGAATATGTAATTTCTGGCAAAGAAAGCTGACCTTAAAAAAAAGGTCTTTGCATTGAGTCAACGCTATGATTTACTGAGGAAGTGATTAAGTGCTGACTCCTCTGCGTGTTCACTCACCAGATGTAAGTTGCACCCAGCCGCAGATTTTGTAGACTGTGGCCGTATTACAGAAGAAGAAGAGCACGAAGCAGGCGATGCAGCCCATGATGAGCGCCATGGACGTGGCGATGAAGAAAGAGGCGGCTTTGAAAGCCCCGGACGCAATGGTGGAGAAGTCAGTGAAGCTACCGCGACAGGTCAACTCCCGGGAGAGCCCGTTCCCGATGCAGTAATGGAAAAGCCCGAAGTAACCGGCTTGGGGGGTGTCCACGCCATCCCCGATCCAATAAGGCTGAATGAAACACACCACGTTCACGATAGCAAAACAAATGGTGAAAATAGCCCACAGAACACCGATCGCTCTTGAGTTCCTCACATAATTAGTGTGATAAATTTTAGCTGCTTCCTGAGCTGGCAACATTTCGCTATTCCAAATCGTCACCCCAACTCGACAGAGAAAATCTTCAATCTTCACAAGAAAAGATTACCTTCTGGTGCAAAATGCATCACTTGATGTCTTTCCGAATCTGACATTATTCTGTTATTCTGGAGTTTATGATTCTGGGCTGTGATTTTAACCTCTTATTCCGATTTTCTTTTCGTCAGGCTGATTTTCTTTCCTTCCCACAGAGCATACTGTGTAGGTGCAAAGTGCGTGGATCAGCGACGCATACCTCACTCTGGTAGCCACTCAGTTCATGCTCCGGTGCTGAAGAATTATTGGAGCGTGGAGAACAGTCTTTGGCTTGCGATCTACAAAGCCCCTAGCACCAAGGACGGTGTGAAACGGTGCTTCGAACATCACTGCCTACAAGCACAAATTATCAAGCGCGCTGTATGTTGGGACATGTAGTTCTTGCAAAACTGAAATAAAACGATCACCGGCCATTGTATGACATTGAAATAGTCATTATAAATATCTTTCGAGCAATATATTAGAAAAATAAACAGTTACCAAGGAGCTTACGCTGTAGCGTCATCGGTCTCGATTCCCATATGCAATCCATTTCTAAACCTTGATCCGTGTACTTCATATATTAAGTTTTAGTGTATGCATGTATTCCAACCTTACTATATCCATATCAATGCTCCTTCGATGCCATGTCTGATGGTAAACACTGGTGTTTTAGCATCTGAAAGAAATACAGCAACCTATTAGTCAATGCTCTAATGCATTTATTTGGCAATTAAAAATAAAACGTATGCATTTTTTAGAAACTCCCCATACTAAGTTACAGCCAATAAAATACAGCATATAGCCTCTTTTGGCAATGTAGGAAACGCAACAGCTAACTTGCTTGCAGCATATCTCTCAAATAAAAATTTGATAAGTACCAATCTTACCAATCTTTTTAATGGAAATATTGATTTGAGACACATCATATTGGCTAGGATGTGGGAATACTGCTGAAATATTGCTATTTTGTTTATATTCCCCTGAGAGAGCTGATGAAGGTTTAATTTAATCACTTGCCCAAAAAGGCAGCACCTTTGATGCTTCAGATTTGGGGTTTTCATCCAGATTGCTGTGCTCTAATTTATTGGAGTGGGGTAAGAAGTTTTAAGAACTTAGAAATAAGGCAGGTATGTTACCATTGGCTTCTCAAAAACATCATTTGAAAATCTTTGTGAAATATTTAGGTATTCCTTGATATGTTAAATGTACTATACAATCAATagttactttattaggtacacctgtacaccggcttgttaatgcaaatatctaatcagctaatcatgtggcaggaactcaatgattaaagcattcagacatgctcaagagattcagttgttgttcagaccaatcatcagaatggggaggaagtgtgatctaagtgactttgactgtggaatgattgttggtgccagatggggtggtttgattatctcagaaactgctgatctcttgggattttctagagtttacagagcatctctgaatgtacaacacatcgaaccttgaagtggatgggctaccgcagcagaaaaccacaaacatacactcaatggccattttattaggtacaagaggttcataataaagtggccactgactgtataacTAGTAGTGCACCACATTGCACCCCAGTGACTCCATGAACTGAAATTCACCCTTGGAATATCTGAAGATTGCTTTATGGCCAATCCCTATAATTTTGCTCTTAAGCAATATATCAACATTATCCCTTTACCAAATTGGCAAAATATAATAATCTTCAAACACTCTTAATTCAACATCATATTTTTGGAATTGTTTTCATAAGATTATTACAATTTAAGAGTGTACTTCACACTTTATACAATATAGAAATTTTCATGTTAAATCTTGGATAACTGGTTTTCAGGAAATGTTAAACTAAACAGCTGTTCCCATTATTACTTTCACTGAAGTGCAATTCAATCCCTTTTTACGCATGCACTTCCTGCCAAGTAGAAAGCTTTGAGAAATTTCTAAGGAATCCTATTTAAATAGCTATAATAATTAACTTTCTTACTAAACCCAATCTCAATGATCGTTTGTAACAGAATGAAGATTTTTCACTGAAGGACTTAAAACAATCCGTTATAATCATCACTCAGAtcatttttttccaaaaatataaAGACATGTCTTAAAAGATTTGATTTATTATAATCCCACAAATAATTCCTTTCCATTAAGCCACATAAGGGATATAGTTTATCTGTCACATAATACCCCAATGTAACATTTTCAGGTACCCTGTACTCTTGTAAAATGGTGTAGTTAAGTTAATAAAACAACTATTGTAATTGCAATTGTTATCAGTTCTGCCACATAAAATTACTAACATTACTGTACAATTGTGCCCCAATGTATAAAGGCTGGCACAGCGAATGGGAAATCACTCAACAGATTATCACTTCCTCTTATGTACTAACTACTACGAACTGGAAGTGGCTTTATCTTTCAGCAGAGATCTATCAATGGACGTTAATTAAGATAGATTACAAGTTGAACCAAAATTAATTTTGCTTGTCAACACTTGATTGTTATTCCTAAGCTTGTCAATGATTTAATTCACATTTGTCCACTGTCAAGTAAGATGCTGAACCTTGGGCCATGCAGTAaacaatatttattgtttgcaAATACCAATTCATTAAATGTAATCAGCTAAGTCACAAGTAGTCAAAAGTTACTTAAAATTATTACCCAAGGTTACATAGGGAACTCAGTGGACTACTGTAAGTCAACATTGACAGGCTTGAGTTTACAAATTACTTTAGTACTAATTTCTCAGCTATTTGACAAGTATTTGACAATCTTTTTGTTCGAGATTGACTGTGATGAACAATGCTCAGAGCTTATACAGCCCATCTTCATGTGGCGTGGCTTAATGAATTTCTTTCCTTCCTGGAATACAGGTCAGTTAGATTAACTTCTGGCACGTCAGGTCATTAAAATCCTTTCCTCTAGGTCTCAACATGGGCTACTTGGCCACCGGGGGCCATGCTGGATTCTGTAGGGACCACAAGTAAAAAACAAAAAACTGGAGTTTCTGAATGGGCCAGGATAAGTTTACTGTTTTAatgaaatattactaaaatataaaataaatgagTATGTGTAATTTAATTAGAACCCTGAATGAACTGAATAGGAAAATATGCTAGATTATGTAAATAAGGCAGCAGAACAGTTTAGCctgaacggtctcggcctgaaacgtcgactgtacctcttcctatagatgatgtctggcctgctgcgttccaccagcattttgtgtgtgttgcttgaatttccagcatctgcagatttcctcgtgtttgcgagttTAGCCTGTGTAtgtgtggggcgggggggggggggttgcagctTGTCAATCATTATCGCTGCTCCTGCTTGACCACGTACAAGTCACCATTCACACCCTGCAGGATGGCCCACTGAATCCTGGTCCACATCCTCCTCCAAATCACAAACTGCAGATTGGGCAGGGCTGTCTGGAGTAAGGCCAATCAACGAGTGCGTAGCAGGAGGCTGGTTCTGTTTGCAATCCACTGACCTGTGTGTTTTGTAATACTTATAAAATGTGACATCAAGGCTGCAGTTACTGCAGTGGGGTCATCTGCAAGAAATGGCTAAACTGCACAGAGGCAAGAATGCATGAAGTCTACCACTACATCACTATCTACCAATACAACTTCCATTAAATCCCTGATACTTACCATATTTTGAAAGGAAGTTCAAATTGCTTCTTATGAGATTATTGTAGTATTTCTAAGTAATAAGCAGCTTGGAGAACAAATTGTTGTGTCTAAGTCTGAAATATTTTACCTGTCAGTTATGTTAGAAAATCTGAATTTATCAAACAAATAGTTACAATGAAAAACTGCAATCTcgtatcaaagtaaatttattatcaaagtacatacatgtcaccatatacaaccctgagattcattttctattggccatactcaataaatccataatagaataacaacctcagtagaatcaatgaaagactgcaccaacttaggcattaaatcaatgtgcaaaaaataaactgttcaagtacaaaaataaagaaataataataataaataaataagcaataaatatcaagaacttgagatgaagggTCATTGGAAATGAGTCCAACATTTCAATGAaatggcaagtgaagttgagtgaggtacCCACTtcggttcaaaagcctgatggttgaagggtaataactgttcctgaacctggtggtatgagtcctgaggctcctgtacctccctctttctgatggcagcagcaagaagaaagcatatcctgggtggcgggggtccctgatgatggatgctgctttcctgtgacaacattttgtgtagatgtgctcagtggtggactgggccatacccgctacttgtaggattttctgttcaaaggtattagtgttttcataccaggccatgatacagccagtcaatatactcttcaccacacatctatagaagtttgtcaaagttttatataTCATGCCGAATCCTCACaaaggccatgctttcttcgtaattgcacttaaagGAGGGGATCAGgataggtcctccaaaataataacaccaaggaacttaaagttgctgatcactccacttctaatccttcgatgaggactggctcatggacccctggtttcctcctcatgaagtcaataatctgctccttggtcttgctaatgtTGAgttagaggttgttgttgtgccaCCACTCAGCCACATAAAGAAACTATTACTGCTTTCCTTGGAAAAGTCAAGCATTCAGCAGCAATATTGGACATTGTGAGGTTATGCAATTTCCTTCACTGGCCACTCTTAAGACATGTAGAATTGCAAGATGATGATCTGATTGGACATCTTGACCATTGCAGGAGCTGCACACAGATGTGGAATTTCTCTTCAGAGACTTACTGGAGATGCATATTGCACGTTGGGTGGTGAATCCATATGGGGTA contains:
- the lhfpl3 gene encoding LHFPL tetraspan subfamily member 3 protein — its product is MLPAQEAAKIYHTNYVRNSRAIGVLWAIFTICFAIVNVVCFIQPYWIGDGVDTPQAGYFGLFHYCIGNGLSRELTCRGSFTDFSTIASGAFKAASFFIATSMALIMGCIACFVLFFFCNTATVYKICGWVQLTSAGCLILGCMIFPDGWDSDEVKRMCGEKTDKYTLGACSVRWAYILAIIGILDALILSFLAFVLGNRQDGLLPDDFKVDAKDDGNA